The following are from one region of the Thermoproteus uzoniensis 768-20 genome:
- a CDS encoding transcription initiation factor IIB has translation MSSQPNAQGIPHKLRVTKSSDGYLSLITETGEPYICPVCGNDKFVYNYERGEIVCVVCGTVISENLVDLGPEWRAFTNEEKGQRARTGAPITRLVSEALTTVIDWRDKDVSGKELDLKRKLEVIRLRKWQTRARVQTSYERNFVQAAQELERLKSAMGVPRPCVEQALEIYRQALEKELVRGRSVEAMAAAALYMACRMLKTPRPLDELIRFTKASRREVARCYRLLLRELNVRVPISDPVLYISRVAEQLKLTGDVVKTAIDIINKAKKAGLTAGKDPAGLAAAAVYIASLLHGDNRTQKDFAIAAGVTEVTVRNRYKELAKALDIKIPIK, from the coding sequence ATGTCTTCCCAGCCTAACGCCCAGGGGATACCTCACAAGCTCCGAGTGACGAAAAGTAGCGATGGCTATTTAAGCTTAATCACAGAGACCGGAGAGCCGTATATATGTCCGGTCTGTGGAAACGACAAGTTCGTTTACAACTATGAGAGAGGAGAAATAGTATGTGTTGTGTGCGGCACCGTGATATCGGAGAACTTGGTGGATCTAGGCCCCGAATGGCGTGCCTTCACTAACGAGGAGAAGGGGCAGAGAGCCCGCACAGGCGCGCCCATCACGCGTCTGGTCTCGGAGGCCTTGACCACAGTTATAGACTGGAGGGATAAGGACGTGTCGGGCAAGGAGCTGGACCTTAAGCGGAAGTTAGAGGTCATAAGGTTGAGGAAGTGGCAGACGCGGGCCCGCGTGCAGACATCCTACGAGCGCAACTTCGTCCAGGCGGCGCAGGAGCTGGAGAGGCTCAAAAGCGCCATGGGCGTCCCGCGGCCCTGCGTAGAGCAGGCTCTGGAGATCTATAGACAAGCGTTGGAGAAAGAGCTGGTCAGAGGGCGCTCCGTCGAGGCCATGGCCGCCGCCGCGCTGTATATGGCGTGTAGGATGCTCAAGACGCCGAGACCTCTCGACGAGCTTATAAGATTCACGAAGGCCTCTAGAAGGGAGGTAGCCAGATGTTACAGATTGTTGCTACGCGAGCTTAACGTCAGGGTGCCCATAAGCGATCCGGTGCTCTACATATCTAGGGTGGCCGAACAGCTCAAGCTGACAGGAGATGTTGTAAAGACGGCGATCGACATAATAAATAAAGCCAAGAAAGCCGGGCTGACCGCGGGCAAAGATCCCGCGGGCCTCGCCGCGGCGGCGGTCTATATCGCCTCTCTGCTACACGGCGATAATAGGACCCAGAAGGACTTCGCAATAGCCGCCGGCGTGACTGAGGTCACAGTTAGGAATAGATATAAGGAGTTAGCTAAAGCGCTTGATATAAAGATACCAATCAAATGA
- a CDS encoding diadenosine tetraphosphate hydrolase, giving the protein MPLSSGHVVMYLHKRVADMSVSELFELAKDLKELIAKMKRSYRPEAYNVVLWDDKIEVLPRWCGDMSFNAFYGLKTTPQTPQMIFESYR; this is encoded by the coding sequence ATGCCGCTTAGTAGCGGCCACGTAGTTATGTATCTGCACAAACGGGTGGCGGATATGTCGGTCAGCGAACTTTTCGAGCTGGCGAAAGACCTCAAGGAGCTGATAGCCAAGATGAAGCGCTCCTACAGACCCGAGGCCTACAACGTAGTGCTGTGGGACGACAAGATAGAGGTACTGCCCCGTTGGTGCGGCGACATGAGCTTCAACGCGTTCTACGGCCTCAAGACCACTCCCCAAACTCCTCAAATGATCTTTGAATCATATAGATGA
- a CDS encoding ribosomal protein L13e encodes MADAIAATPPKPLVKEPATISSGGVARWKVGRGFSVGEVRQVGLTVEQARLLGLYVDTRRKSIHDVNVQALREWLVKVLEGQMPPPEPKMPVSVSIKPKRGRAFRGLTSAGRRARGLLSTRYKETHARKWKKKAAERAAKRRHEATKGLGNLMRISKIIHKK; translated from the coding sequence ATGGCTGACGCCATAGCGGCGACGCCGCCTAAGCCCCTCGTCAAGGAGCCGGCAACCATAAGTAGCGGCGGCGTGGCCAGATGGAAGGTGGGCAGAGGGTTTTCCGTCGGCGAGGTGAGGCAGGTGGGCTTGACCGTGGAGCAGGCCAGGCTGTTGGGCCTTTACGTGGATACGAGGCGTAAGTCTATCCACGACGTCAACGTGCAGGCGCTGAGGGAGTGGCTGGTCAAGGTGCTGGAGGGGCAGATGCCTCCTCCCGAGCCGAAGATGCCTGTCTCTGTCTCGATAAAGCCCAAGAGAGGACGCGCGTTTAGGGGCTTGACGTCGGCCGGAAGGAGGGCCAGAGGTCTATTGAGCACCAGATATAAGGAGACCCACGCGAGGAAGTGGAAGAAGAAGGCGGCCGAGAGGGCGGCTAAGAGGCGCCATGAGGCTACCAAGGGCTTGGGCAACCTAATGAGGATCTCGAAAATAATCCATAAGAAGTAG
- a CDS encoding helix-turn-helix domain-containing protein — MTQPYRDVAMYIAGDIIMSENPGEAIKRWRLVFGLTQTALAVRLNTSPSVISDYESGRRKFPGARFVKRLVQALIEADLERGSPIVNLLMRQILKEKYWIAVLDMRDFTSPVPIREFLNAIDAEILIEPPPVDIYGYTLVDSIKLVLEVPSNEYLRLYGTTSQRAAIFTKVSTGRSPVIAVKAMSAVVNLKPAVMVLHGVKEVDSLALEICKREYIPLAVTNLEIETLIENLRRFK, encoded by the coding sequence ATGACTCAGCCGTATAGGGATGTCGCCATGTATATAGCAGGCGATATAATAATGTCGGAAAACCCTGGCGAGGCGATAAAGAGGTGGCGGCTGGTCTTCGGCCTTACGCAGACTGCGTTGGCCGTAAGGCTGAACACCTCGCCGAGCGTTATCAGCGACTACGAGTCGGGCCGTAGGAAGTTCCCCGGCGCCAGGTTCGTGAAGAGGCTGGTCCAGGCGCTCATAGAGGCGGATCTGGAGCGCGGCAGCCCCATCGTCAATCTGCTGATGAGGCAGATACTGAAGGAGAAGTATTGGATCGCTGTCCTCGACATGCGGGACTTCACGTCCCCCGTGCCCATTAGGGAGTTTTTAAACGCAATAGATGCGGAGATCTTGATAGAGCCTCCGCCCGTAGATATATACGGCTACACCCTGGTGGACAGCATAAAGCTCGTCTTGGAAGTGCCCTCCAACGAGTATCTGCGCCTCTACGGCACGACGTCCCAAAGGGCGGCCATATTCACAAAGGTATCGACCGGAAGATCTCCCGTGATAGCCGTGAAGGCTATGTCGGCCGTAGTTAATCTGAAACCTGCTGTGATGGTGCTACACGGCGTCAAGGAGGTGGATAGCCTGGCCTTGGAAATATGTAAACGGGAATATATTCCGCTAGCGGTGACAAATCTAGAAATAGAAACGTTAATAGAGAATTTACGTAGATTTAAGTAA
- a CDS encoding coiled-coil protein: MINKDELLSKIRELSASMDQLEGQIAAITKEIEDKRNALGEVRRSLAEVRSQIDNIRAKFQKIREDLGQLRAKRQEIIDSIRKAKSQILEINVEMQKHREKLDAYRKALSAINEYVGGRPLDKEKMKMLVEKLEYYFETSPTDPEWERQFIKTISEIEEELNLADSLEKLRSHIQEIKNKLDELKRRKDEIRQNIANLVNSLNSVKEEIAKLKKEREEAYKQLTELKKKRDELKQMRDDLKKAIVDLAIKRKELRARLAQLRDELNKYTILLKAADLSERYKTALEAQNAKKEGLRAKAEEIYQKLLRGERLTHEEMKILAEAGYLAEE; encoded by the coding sequence GTGATCAACAAGGACGAGCTTTTGAGCAAGATACGTGAATTGAGCGCGTCGATGGATCAACTAGAGGGGCAGATAGCCGCTATCACTAAGGAGATTGAGGATAAACGAAATGCTCTGGGCGAGGTCAGGAGGAGTCTGGCGGAGGTCAGATCCCAAATAGACAATATAAGGGCTAAGTTCCAGAAGATCAGGGAGGATCTGGGCCAGCTACGGGCTAAGCGCCAGGAGATAATAGATTCCATACGTAAAGCCAAGTCGCAGATCTTAGAGATAAACGTGGAGATGCAGAAGCATAGGGAAAAGCTAGACGCGTATAGGAAAGCCCTCAGCGCCATTAACGAATACGTGGGGGGCAGGCCGCTGGACAAGGAGAAGATGAAGATGTTAGTGGAGAAGCTCGAGTACTATTTCGAGACCTCGCCGACGGATCCGGAGTGGGAGCGCCAGTTCATCAAGACGATATCCGAGATAGAGGAGGAGTTGAACTTGGCCGACTCCCTCGAGAAGTTGCGGTCTCACATACAGGAGATAAAAAACAAGCTGGATGAGCTGAAGAGGAGAAAGGACGAGATTAGGCAGAATATAGCCAACTTGGTGAATTCTCTAAATTCCGTAAAGGAGGAGATCGCGAAGCTCAAGAAGGAGAGGGAGGAGGCGTATAAACAGCTAACAGAGCTGAAGAAGAAGAGGGACGAGCTGAAGCAGATGAGGGACGACTTAAAGAAGGCCATCGTCGATCTAGCTATAAAGAGGAAGGAGCTTAGGGCCCGGTTAGCCCAGCTTAGGGATGAGCTGAACAAATACACCATACTGCTCAAGGCCGCCGATCTCTCGGAGAGGTACAAAACTGCCCTAGAGGCGCAGAACGCGAAGAAGGAAGGCCTGAGGGCCAAGGCCGAGGAGATATACCAGAAACTGCTAAGGGGCGAACGCCTCACCCACGAGGAGATGAAGATATTAGCGGAAGCCGGCTACCTCGCTGAGGAATAG
- a CDS encoding DUF373 family protein: protein MRVLVLYVDRDGDLKQAGIATPVVGRDNVLRLGIQYILRHPDDSDANAIFAAVKIYDSLEEKLGKGNVEVAVVCGSPDERMANLVVLDELGQVLTSFDADAIYFVSDGPSDEAAVMAIQTRRPVISVERVIVKQSRSVEETVSLIRYYLTKAVREPEYRRYTVGIPSFLLFLYALSIFINIQIISYILELGVLFLLFLLMMYGFGVYDFLKTILRKYEVTFAVSVVSLFAVTVYFILALSGYLGIRVPQSLSIQYNGLVPAVVLVVPIVSYAIEGFLRTQRISRSVFILAALVFSFFYFIMPPIVGAVGGSLDVRLFFEGVLLFSATTILGIIIALVLSRALPSVIK from the coding sequence GTGAGGGTACTTGTTCTCTATGTCGATCGTGATGGGGACCTCAAACAAGCCGGAATCGCCACGCCGGTAGTAGGCAGAGACAACGTACTGCGCCTGGGCATACAGTACATCCTTAGGCATCCAGACGACTCGGACGCCAACGCGATATTTGCGGCGGTTAAGATCTACGACAGCCTCGAGGAGAAGCTGGGCAAGGGCAACGTGGAGGTGGCCGTGGTCTGCGGCTCTCCCGACGAGAGGATGGCCAACTTAGTCGTCCTCGACGAGCTTGGGCAAGTCCTCACGTCCTTCGACGCCGACGCCATATATTTCGTGTCGGACGGCCCCTCGGACGAAGCGGCCGTAATGGCGATCCAGACGCGCAGACCTGTGATATCGGTGGAGAGGGTTATAGTGAAGCAGTCTAGATCCGTCGAGGAGACCGTGTCCCTAATAAGGTATTACTTAACTAAGGCGGTGAGGGAGCCCGAGTATAGGAGATACACCGTCGGAATTCCCTCATTCCTTCTATTCCTATACGCTCTCTCAATATTTATAAATATTCAAATAATTTCATATATTTTAGAACTTGGTGTACTATTTCTATTATTTTTATTAATGATGTATGGATTCGGTGTATATGATTTTCTGAAGACTATACTTAGGAAATACGAGGTCACCTTCGCGGTCTCCGTGGTATCTCTCTTCGCAGTGACGGTATATTTCATACTAGCCCTCTCGGGGTATCTCGGGATAAGGGTGCCTCAGAGCCTATCTATACAATACAACGGCCTAGTGCCCGCCGTTGTCCTCGTAGTGCCGATAGTCAGCTACGCCATCGAGGGCTTCTTGAGGACTCAACGCATCTCGCGGAGCGTGTTTATACTAGCGGCGTTGGTGTTTTCGTTCTTCTACTTCATCATGCCTCCAATCGTTGGGGCGGTCGGGGGATCTCTCGACGTAAGGCTCTTCTTCGAGGGGGTCTTGCTATTCTCAGCAACTACGATCTTGGGAATAATAATAGCGTTGGTGTTATCGCGTGCGTTGCCGTCTGTCATTAAATAA
- a CDS encoding TRM11 family SAM-dependent methyltransferase, producing the protein MRCRLSLNKRYPCLSREELASLAKSHGCNILEEDSVVVLDCPDCAVAKRAAFARPLEASRDKPVQIQKRSTVTMDAFTARLLANLAMSRKLSKVLEPFIGSGAVAAEAERYGAYVVGVDIDADMLRRAAANTSADLVQADSRMLPFRKAFDAAVGDAPYGRMSVVEGDVEGLIRQFLDEAMCVVRGRIVLAIPIYFDVPHLRSCAMYVHGGLYRVIIVAQSGGGPS; encoded by the coding sequence GTGCGTTGCCGTCTGTCATTAAATAAGCGATATCCTTGCCTGTCTAGGGAGGAGCTAGCCTCGTTGGCTAAGTCCCACGGCTGCAATATCCTCGAGGAGGATTCCGTGGTGGTATTGGACTGCCCCGATTGCGCTGTGGCCAAGAGAGCCGCGTTTGCCAGACCCCTTGAGGCGTCTAGAGATAAGCCAGTGCAAATACAGAAGAGGAGTACGGTGACCATGGACGCCTTCACGGCGCGATTATTGGCAAATCTGGCAATGTCTAGGAAGCTGTCGAAGGTTCTGGAACCCTTCATAGGATCAGGCGCGGTGGCCGCTGAGGCCGAAAGATACGGAGCCTACGTGGTCGGCGTCGACATAGACGCCGATATGCTGAGGAGAGCCGCGGCCAACACGTCGGCGGATCTCGTACAAGCCGACTCGCGCATGTTACCGTTCAGAAAGGCGTTTGACGCGGCCGTGGGGGATGCCCCGTACGGTAGGATGTCGGTGGTCGAAGGAGACGTCGAGGGCCTCATAAGGCAGTTTCTAGACGAGGCGATGTGTGTGGTGAGGGGCCGCATAGTATTGGCCATACCCATATATTTCGACGTGCCTCATCTCCGTAGCTGTGCTATGTACGTCCACGGAGGCCTATACAGGGTTATAATAGTGGCTCAATCGGGCGGCGGCCCCTCGTAG
- a CDS encoding RNA-binding domain-containing protein: protein MKVEVIAEIRPTEDPEKVRRAVLNVFEPDEVEVRREGDTTLLVARGHSYRSLLKLKEAIWRQGIQDSARSVLSRSIAGEGRIVFNLHKQAAYVGVVSFATEPNESPLGPIVFSVETSDVRGFLDWIAPRTYKGRIFYEGPPPD from the coding sequence ATGAAGGTGGAGGTCATAGCCGAGATAAGGCCCACGGAGGATCCCGAGAAGGTTAGACGCGCTGTCCTTAACGTCTTCGAGCCGGACGAGGTCGAGGTGAGGCGCGAGGGCGACACGACGTTGTTAGTGGCCAGAGGACATAGCTATAGATCCCTCCTGAAGCTCAAGGAGGCCATATGGCGCCAGGGCATTCAAGACTCGGCGCGTTCGGTGCTCTCCAGGTCCATAGCAGGCGAGGGGAGGATCGTCTTCAACCTACATAAACAAGCCGCATACGTCGGCGTCGTCTCCTTCGCCACGGAGCCCAACGAGTCCCCCCTGGGCCCCATAGTCTTCTCGGTCGAGACGTCTGACGTCAGGGGTTTCCTCGACTGGATAGCGCCGCGGACCTACAAGGGGCGGATCTTCTACGAGGGGCCGCCGCCCGATTGA
- a CDS encoding AAA family ATPase, with protein sequence MVAVGIAGLPGSGKTLITSLFVKRGFKPYTMGDIIRSYAEKRGVTPDEAAVLIRLEGGMRAVVRGLGLGRDDRVVIDGLRSPEEAEALEEILGRLFLVYVAASRQTRLRRLASRGREDDPATYAQFAMRDYREMKLGVTALLMRADAIIVNEDKSIEELDAEVDAIVRRL encoded by the coding sequence GTGGTAGCGGTCGGCATAGCCGGCCTGCCGGGAAGCGGGAAGACATTAATTACATCGTTATTCGTCAAACGCGGCTTTAAGCCGTACACCATGGGCGACATCATAAGGAGCTACGCCGAAAAGAGGGGCGTGACTCCCGACGAGGCGGCTGTGTTGATAAGGCTCGAGGGCGGCATGAGGGCAGTCGTGCGGGGGCTCGGCTTAGGGAGAGACGATAGGGTAGTGATAGATGGTTTGAGAAGCCCCGAGGAGGCCGAGGCGTTGGAAGAGATCCTCGGACGTCTGTTCCTCGTCTACGTCGCGGCCTCTCGGCAGACTCGCTTGAGGCGGCTCGCCTCTAGAGGGAGAGAGGACGACCCAGCCACGTACGCCCAATTCGCTATGCGCGACTACAGGGAGATGAAGCTCGGGGTGACCGCGTTGCTCATGAGAGCCGACGCGATAATCGTGAACGAGGACAAAAGCATCGAGGAGCTCGATGCGGAGGTGGACGCAATAGTGAGGAGGTTATGA
- a CDS encoding tRNA (guanine(26)-N(2))-dimethyltransferase, whose product MSFVLLEEGKARFWAPDPAKYADPANAPVFYNRYMARNRYISILVLDAFSRIEGRKLDVCEPLSATGIRGIRYALETNAVGRLVLNDISKAAVEVIRKNLELNGVSAEVYNEDASILLRRLRGECDVVDLDPFGSPAPFVESAFQAIRDGGLLCATATDTAVLVGNYREKALRRYGVRLSKTPFYVEVGLRALLSFLARAAAANDFALEPLIAYWERHYFRFCGKVVRGARDASDSLRRLAYLEIRRGYRLVSRTGKPSSIGPLWVGELGDAAFVSELADRAEEEGARRLLSTLALEYSVSRPWYYLTHELGDLKIGVSELVRRLGEYGIHAAPTHMSPQGFKAEADYGELLILAQRLGRW is encoded by the coding sequence GTGAGCTTCGTCCTCCTCGAGGAGGGGAAAGCCAGGTTCTGGGCGCCTGATCCGGCCAAATATGCAGATCCGGCCAACGCCCCTGTGTTCTACAACAGATATATGGCTAGGAATAGGTATATATCGATCCTCGTGCTCGATGCTTTTTCCCGCATCGAGGGCAGGAAGCTAGACGTATGCGAACCCCTCAGCGCCACCGGCATACGCGGGATAAGATACGCCTTGGAGACAAACGCCGTCGGCAGGCTCGTGCTCAACGACATATCTAAGGCCGCCGTGGAGGTGATAAGGAAGAACCTAGAGCTCAACGGCGTGTCGGCCGAGGTATACAACGAAGACGCCTCGATATTGTTGAGGCGGCTGAGGGGCGAATGCGACGTGGTTGACCTAGACCCTTTCGGTTCCCCCGCGCCGTTCGTGGAGTCCGCCTTCCAGGCGATTAGGGACGGCGGGCTTCTCTGCGCCACCGCCACCGATACGGCGGTGCTCGTGGGCAACTATAGGGAAAAGGCGTTGAGGAGGTATGGCGTAAGGCTTTCCAAGACGCCGTTCTACGTCGAGGTGGGCCTCAGAGCGTTGTTGAGCTTTCTGGCGAGAGCCGCGGCGGCCAACGACTTCGCTCTCGAGCCTCTGATAGCGTACTGGGAGAGGCACTACTTTAGGTTCTGCGGCAAGGTCGTGAGGGGCGCCAGGGATGCCTCCGACTCGCTCCGTAGGCTGGCCTACCTAGAGATCCGGAGGGGGTATAGACTCGTCTCAAGGACCGGGAAGCCGTCGTCTATCGGGCCGCTTTGGGTTGGGGAGCTCGGCGACGCGGCCTTTGTATCTGAGCTGGCCGATAGGGCCGAGGAGGAGGGGGCCAGGCGGTTGTTGAGTACTTTGGCTCTCGAGTACTCCGTGTCGAGGCCTTGGTATTATTTAACGCACGAGCTGGGCGATCTGAAGATAGGCGTGTCGGAGCTGGTGCGGCGGCTTGGCGAATATGGTATACACGCCGCGCCGACCCATATGTCTCCTCAAGGCTTTAAGGCGGAGGCGGACTACGGAGAACTTTTAATATTGGCCCAGAGGCTGGGGCGGTGGTAG
- a CDS encoding helix-turn-helix domain-containing protein, with the protein MQEKLLSATLSIVRQHGVDLFIDVSRPYAYTMVVEHEGKKILLKVAPNADEVPTGALRDVKLLSELLDVPALGVASSARGSVLREGVVYRRDNVNFVSLATLAKAFRGDMPMFLQIRGRRYALVDGEALRERREEAGLSLSALSEMLSVSRETVYRYERGDMGVPEEAATTLARFFGTDIFKRIDLFTSIKADSIDKASRAIGANAYKLEQSHPNGIAYDERPIFIVKSEERREKAEALASIFGAEVVRG; encoded by the coding sequence GTGCAGGAGAAGCTGCTCAGCGCTACCTTAAGCATAGTGAGGCAACACGGAGTAGATCTATTCATAGACGTCTCTAGGCCATATGCCTACACCATGGTCGTGGAGCACGAGGGGAAGAAGATATTGCTCAAGGTGGCCCCCAACGCCGACGAGGTCCCCACCGGAGCCCTTCGCGACGTTAAGCTACTCTCCGAGCTCCTCGACGTCCCCGCCCTCGGCGTCGCCTCCTCAGCTAGAGGCAGCGTGTTGAGGGAGGGAGTCGTCTATAGGCGCGACAACGTCAACTTCGTGTCCCTAGCCACTCTCGCCAAGGCGTTCAGAGGCGATATGCCCATGTTCCTCCAGATCAGAGGGAGGCGCTACGCCCTCGTTGACGGCGAGGCCTTGCGGGAGCGTAGGGAGGAGGCCGGCCTCAGTCTGAGCGCCTTATCTGAGATGTTGTCGGTGTCCAGGGAGACCGTGTATAGATATGAGCGGGGGGACATGGGAGTCCCCGAGGAGGCCGCAACCACGTTGGCTAGGTTTTTCGGGACGGACATATTCAAGCGGATAGATCTATTCACTTCGATTAAGGCAGATTCTATAGACAAGGCGAGCAGAGCCATAGGCGCCAACGCCTACAAGCTGGAGCAGTCTCATCCCAACGGGATAGCCTACGACGAGCGGCCTATATTCATAGTGAAAAGCGAGGAGAGGCGCGAGAAGGCGGAAGCCCTCGCCAGCATATTCGGCGCCGAGGTCGTGAGGGGGTGA
- a CDS encoding DUF1947 domain-containing protein produces MRRVRLSNKEIKELVASLGRAGELIRDADAVEVVEIEGGRAIYVADSQPALLKTQIANIGEIFLPTLYLIHKTPLGQKALSLYPLVLVDAGAVKHILNGADVMRPGIRSIEGDFSKGDPVLVSDEKRRAIAVGVALYPRGELEAMDRGKVIYNAHYLGDKVWKLSLELAEKR; encoded by the coding sequence GTGAGGCGCGTGAGGCTTAGCAATAAGGAGATTAAGGAGCTCGTCGCCAGCTTGGGCAGAGCCGGCGAGCTCATCAGAGATGCTGACGCGGTAGAGGTTGTGGAGATCGAGGGGGGACGCGCCATCTATGTAGCGGATTCACAGCCGGCGCTCTTGAAGACCCAGATCGCCAACATCGGCGAGATCTTTCTGCCTACGCTTTACTTAATACACAAAACTCCGCTGGGCCAGAAGGCGCTCTCGCTGTACCCGTTAGTTCTAGTCGACGCAGGAGCCGTAAAACACATACTAAACGGCGCAGACGTCATGAGGCCGGGGATAAGATCCATCGAGGGCGATTTCAGCAAGGGCGACCCCGTCTTGGTATCCGACGAGAAGAGGAGGGCTATAGCGGTAGGCGTCGCCCTATATCCGCGGGGCGAGCTAGAGGCCATGGATCGCGGCAAGGTGATCTACAACGCCCACTACCTCGGCGATAAGGTGTGGAAGCTATCGCTTGAGCTGGCCGAGAAGAGATGA
- a CDS encoding RIO1 family regulatory kinase/ATPase has translation MKLREALALAIGGDLAHLAEVARQLSSLGVRVEPGGDVVWGPTRLLGKGNNGVVVFCRSRHGDIYACKIRRGDAQRPHLLDEARYLQIANGVGVGPRLYAYTRDVLVMEYVEGTPVADWWRAAGAEERARFVADLLRQARALDLAGISHGELSRPGKHVLVARGGRAVILDFESARPGAQNVTQAANLLRALGLTPPLEALRRYAERRDDLAFNELLSSLLGQLKR, from the coding sequence ATGAAGTTGAGGGAGGCTCTCGCGTTAGCTATAGGCGGCGATCTGGCCCACTTGGCGGAGGTAGCAAGGCAACTGTCCTCTCTAGGCGTAAGGGTGGAGCCGGGCGGCGATGTTGTGTGGGGACCTACGCGCCTTCTAGGCAAGGGCAATAACGGAGTCGTCGTCTTCTGTAGATCCAGGCACGGCGACATATATGCGTGTAAAATTAGGAGGGGGGATGCCCAGAGGCCGCATCTGCTCGACGAGGCCCGCTATCTCCAGATCGCCAACGGGGTCGGCGTAGGCCCCAGGCTCTACGCATACACTAGAGACGTGTTGGTTATGGAGTACGTGGAGGGCACGCCCGTCGCGGATTGGTGGAGAGCCGCTGGGGCCGAGGAGAGGGCCAGGTTCGTGGCCGATCTGCTCAGACAGGCGCGGGCTCTGGATCTGGCGGGGATCTCTCACGGCGAGCTCTCCAGGCCGGGGAAACACGTGCTAGTCGCCAGAGGCGGGAGGGCTGTCATCCTCGACTTCGAGTCGGCGCGGCCCGGGGCGCAGAACGTAACCCAGGCCGCAAACTTGTTGCGGGCGTTGGGCCTCACGCCGCCCCTGGAGGCCCTTAGGAGATATGCCGAGCGGCGCGACGACTTGGCCTTCAACGAACTGTTGTCATCTCTTCTCGGCCAGCTCAAGCGATAG
- a CDS encoding Sjogren's syndrome/scleroderma autoantigen 1 family protein: MSTKRDLVVKRIAELVRAGATLTSYTCPACGTVLVKLKTGEYYCANCERTVVVVKSEEEAQKVSELYSLKEVRQIVFNKILSLGREIGGLDGEELYDRLRTLSILLDIYEKLSKMSGS, encoded by the coding sequence ATGAGCACTAAGAGGGATCTCGTGGTGAAGAGGATCGCCGAACTTGTGAGGGCCGGCGCCACTTTGACGTCGTATACATGTCCGGCGTGCGGCACGGTGCTCGTCAAGCTAAAGACCGGCGAATACTACTGCGCCAACTGCGAGAGGACTGTCGTGGTCGTCAAGTCGGAGGAGGAGGCCCAGAAGGTCTCGGAGCTCTACAGCCTGAAGGAGGTTAGGCAGATAGTCTTCAACAAGATACTGTCGCTGGGCAGAGAGATAGGCGGGCTCGACGGCGAGGAGCTCTACGACAGGTTGAGGACTCTTTCCATTCTGCTTGATATATACGAGAAGTTGAGCAAGATGAGCGGCTCCTGA